One segment of Candidatus Eisenbacteria bacterium DNA contains the following:
- the rplL gene encoding 50S ribosomal protein L7/L12, translating into MSESTITKDDVLGWIRNASMMEVSTLVKEIEEEFGVTAAAPMAMVAGPAAAAAEEEQTEFNVILSAVGNQKIQVIKVVRTITDLGLKEAKALVDSAPKAVKEAVDKEEAEKIKAQLEEVGATVEIK; encoded by the coding sequence ATGTCGGAGTCTACGATCACGAAGGACGATGTCTTAGGCTGGATTCGCAATGCCTCGATGATGGAGGTTTCCACCTTAGTTAAAGAGATCGAAGAAGAGTTTGGTGTTACGGCCGCCGCTCCCATGGCGATGGTCGCCGGTCCCGCCGCTGCGGCCGCCGAGGAAGAGCAGACTGAGTTTAACGTCATTCTTTCCGCTGTCGGAAACCAGAAGATCCAGGTCATCAAGGTCGTCCGTACGATCACGGATCTGGGCTTGAAGGAAGCCAAGGCGCTGGTTGACTCAGCTCCCAAGGCGGTTAAGGAAGCCGTGGACAAGGAAGAGGCCGAGAAGATCAAGGCCCAACTCGAAGAAGTCGGCGCTACCGTTGAGATCAAGTAG
- the rplJ gene encoding 50S ribosomal protein L10 — protein MLKRADKEKKVDEIVAVLKSAKGVYLADYSGMDVATITELRQICRKAGIRFEVIKNTLGRFAAEKLEIHDLPAYFKGPNALATSETDEVAPARVLTDFAKEHKGPEVKVAFVEGKIFEAEEIKTLASLPPRDILLSNFLRAIQGTLTQFVSVLKAPLRDLANVLDQVAKSRNS, from the coding sequence ATGCTGAAAAGAGCAGATAAAGAGAAGAAGGTCGATGAAATCGTGGCCGTTCTGAAGTCCGCCAAGGGAGTTTATCTCGCTGACTACTCCGGGATGGACGTCGCGACGATTACCGAGTTGCGCCAGATATGCCGAAAGGCGGGCATCCGGTTTGAGGTGATAAAGAACACCCTCGGGCGATTTGCCGCCGAGAAATTGGAGATCCACGATCTACCTGCCTATTTTAAGGGTCCCAATGCGTTGGCGACATCCGAAACCGATGAGGTCGCTCCGGCTCGCGTGCTGACCGATTTTGCGAAGGAGCATAAGGGTCCGGAGGTCAAAGTTGCTTTTGTAGAAGGGAAGATTTTTGAAGCGGAGGAGATCAAGACCCTGGCCAGTCTCCCGCCGAGAGATATACTTCTCAGCAATTTCCTGAGGGCTATCCAAGGAACGCTGACGCAGTTTGTGTCGGTCCTAAAGGCCCCATTGCGTGATCTGGCCAACGTCTTGGACCAGGTGGCGAAGAGTCGCAACAGCTGA
- the rplA gene encoding 50S ribosomal protein L1 codes for MKHGKRYKTIVEERAKSNGPLVLEKAMEFAKTNAKAKFDETMEVSIRLGVNPKYTDQMVRGTVVLPHGTGKTVRVLVLAKGEKVTEAEQAGADFVGNDELIKKIQGGWLDFDRVVSTPDMMGSVGKLGKILGPRGLMPSPKAGTVTFDVAKAVEEVKSGKIEFKVDKGGNLHVPTGKASFDTSKLVENTRAFLTEVLRLRPSAAKGQYIRTVTISSTMGPGVRVDLSDI; via the coding sequence ATGAAGCACGGTAAGAGATATAAGACCATCGTTGAAGAGAGAGCCAAATCCAACGGACCTCTCGTGTTGGAAAAAGCGATGGAATTCGCCAAGACGAATGCGAAAGCCAAATTTGATGAGACGATGGAGGTCTCCATCCGCTTGGGCGTGAACCCGAAGTATACCGATCAGATGGTCAGGGGAACCGTGGTTCTTCCGCATGGGACCGGTAAGACGGTGAGGGTGCTGGTCCTTGCCAAGGGTGAGAAGGTTACCGAGGCGGAACAAGCCGGCGCAGATTTCGTGGGGAACGACGAATTGATCAAGAAGATCCAGGGCGGATGGCTCGATTTCGATCGGGTTGTTTCGACACCGGACATGATGGGTAGTGTCGGCAAATTGGGAAAGATTCTCGGTCCCCGTGGTTTGATGCCAAGCCCCAAGGCCGGAACGGTGACATTTGATGTCGCGAAAGCGGTTGAGGAAGTAAAGAGCGGAAAGATCGAGTTCAAGGTGGATAAGGGCGGAAATCTTCACGTCCCGACCGGGAAGGCTTCTTTCGATACTTCTAAGCTCGTCGAAAACACCCGGGCTTTTCTTACGGAGGTCCTGCGCTTAAGACCATCCGCCGCAAAGGGCCAATACATCCGGACGGTCACCATTTCTTCCACGATGGGTCCCGGCGTGCGTGTGGATCTGTCGGATATCTAA